In the genome of Methanomassiliicoccales archaeon, the window TTGACCTCGGCCAGGGTGACCGGACGCTCGTTGCTCATGTTCGCCGCCTCACGGTTTGGCCTTGCGCAGGTGCTCGGGGGTCGCTAGAACGGTCTTGATCTTGTTGCCGTCCTTCACCGCCAGCACGCACGCCCGACCCTGTTTGCCCATGACCGTTCCGGTCTTTCCGTGGAAGCGGATGGAGGGCATGCCGTGGTGGATGCTCGGATCGAGAATGATATTGGCCTTCTCTCCCACTTCGAAAACCTGGAACTCGTGGGTGATAGGTGATAGCCCTCTATCTCTTGGGCGCCTGCTGAGTATCTGCCTCGACTTCTTCCTCGGGCCGTGTGATGATCTTACCATGTTGATCCCTCGCTTGGTCGGCGACCTCTATCACGTCCAGCGCCTTTACTTCGCAGGCCACGCCAAGGAGCTCGGAGAGCGACGGTCTCGTGCGTCCCTGGTCCCCGTGCACGAACTCCTTCACATAGGTGCCGGATTCCGTGCGTAGGCGAAGCACCAGGTCCTCGTCATCGAACTCCTCGACCACGAGGTCCACGATCTCCCGCTCCCGGGCCAAATCCGCGCGCCTGTGAGCGACACGGGTTGGCGT includes:
- a CDS encoding 50S ribosomal protein L21e; protein product: MVRSSHGPRKKSRQILSRRPRDRGLSPITHEFQVFEVGEKANIILDPSIHHGMPSIRFHGKTGTVMGKQGRACVLAVKDGNKIKTVLATPEHLRKAKP